A single genomic interval of Nostoc commune NIES-4072 harbors:
- a CDS encoding type IV pilus twitching motility protein PilT, whose protein sequence is MTQSQSPSNSNSAVGRNLPPMPPPPPPTSSTQRQMTQTLDMSDRSSNAPVAGHRPVSPPPIPSSVAPKNSSSQLTLAKLIREAFDQGYSDIHLGVGEVPRFRSRGEIQPTDYPETDKEAFMSWLREVMSEGEIQRFEEHLEFDGATQYDFARVRINVFGSLKGPAMVLRLIPLKILTMEQLRLPPVFRDICHHHKGLILVTGPTGSGKSTTMAAMVDYINKEMSKHIITIEDPIEFIHQSRKSLVKQREVGMHTRKFDNALKAALREDPDLILVGEMRDKETVNTALKAAQTGHLVMGTLHTNSAVKTIERILNLYSGDEQDAMRVAISESLVAVIAQGLCRTTDGKRAAFHDVLINTEAIKEWIKDGKYDEIGELMKQAGFDGMITMNQSLLNLYQDGRITEETALEMSPTPNEMAQFLRGRV, encoded by the coding sequence ATGACACAATCACAGTCTCCATCAAATTCTAACTCTGCTGTTGGACGTAACCTGCCACCAATGCCGCCGCCCCCACCGCCAACCTCTAGTACCCAGAGGCAGATGACACAAACATTGGATATGTCAGATAGGAGTAGCAACGCGCCTGTTGCAGGTCATCGTCCGGTTAGTCCACCGCCAATACCTAGTTCAGTTGCCCCTAAAAACAGCAGTTCACAACTGACTTTAGCGAAGTTAATCAGAGAAGCTTTCGATCAGGGATATTCTGACATTCACTTGGGTGTAGGTGAAGTACCGCGCTTCCGCAGCCGAGGAGAAATTCAACCAACGGATTATCCAGAAACAGATAAAGAAGCTTTTATGAGTTGGTTACGGGAGGTGATGAGTGAAGGGGAAATTCAGCGCTTTGAAGAACACTTAGAATTTGACGGAGCAACTCAATATGACTTTGCTCGCGTGCGGATTAATGTTTTTGGCTCCCTTAAAGGGCCTGCAATGGTGTTGCGGTTGATTCCGCTAAAAATCTTGACTATGGAACAGTTGAGATTACCTCCAGTTTTTCGGGATATTTGCCATCATCACAAAGGTTTAATTTTAGTGACTGGGCCCACTGGTTCTGGTAAGTCCACCACAATGGCGGCGATGGTTGACTACATCAATAAGGAGATGTCCAAGCATATCATCACCATTGAAGACCCAATAGAATTTATCCATCAAAGCCGCAAGTCTTTAGTCAAACAACGGGAAGTGGGAATGCATACCCGGAAATTTGACAACGCTTTGAAAGCAGCTTTGCGGGAAGATCCAGATTTGATTCTGGTGGGGGAAATGCGGGATAAGGAAACAGTCAACACCGCTCTAAAAGCCGCTCAGACTGGTCACTTAGTTATGGGAACCCTACACACCAATAGCGCTGTCAAAACCATTGAACGGATTCTCAATCTCTACTCTGGTGATGAACAAGATGCAATGCGGGTGGCAATATCTGAGTCTTTAGTGGCAGTAATTGCCCAAGGTTTGTGCCGTACAACTGACGGGAAGCGGGCTGCTTTCCACGATGTGCTGATCAATACTGAGGCTATCAAAGAATGGATCAAAGATGGTAAGTATGATGAAATTGGCGAGTTGATGAAACAAGCTGGCTTTGACGGCATGATTACGATGAATCAATCATTGCTCAATCTCTACCAAGACGGTCGCATCACTGAAGAGACTGCTTTAGAAATGTCACCAACTCCTAACGAAATGGCACAGTTTCTCAGAGGTCGAGTTTAA
- a CDS encoding peptidoglycan-binding protein: MEYLAYSQMFIAQEEASRNTKYNSSKSQLDNKKPLTSFDIVINKEETFGITKAKFNWKKLLKSSAWLALAGVGVLLIAAAQIQISTAAFVRTNGSCLRIRTGPSTNYSYVDCLPNGTTLPAIERYENGFARLSTGRYVFARWVGNRPNYAPITRPGGVGGSVILTPGSRGQLVRDVQTALGNLRVDGIYGRETVNRVRSFQASKGLLVDGTVGPETRGALGI; the protein is encoded by the coding sequence ATGGAATATCTTGCTTATTCTCAAATGTTTATTGCTCAAGAAGAAGCATCTCGAAACACCAAATATAATTCCTCTAAATCTCAATTAGATAACAAAAAACCTCTTACATCTTTTGACATAGTTATTAATAAAGAAGAGACATTTGGAATTACCAAAGCTAAATTTAATTGGAAAAAACTTCTTAAATCTTCAGCTTGGTTAGCTTTAGCTGGTGTTGGTGTATTACTTATTGCTGCTGCCCAAATTCAAATTAGTACGGCTGCATTTGTCAGGACTAACGGCAGTTGTTTGCGTATCCGTACAGGCCCAAGCACTAACTACTCATACGTGGATTGCCTACCAAATGGCACAACACTTCCAGCCATTGAAAGGTATGAAAACGGTTTTGCTAGGCTTTCTACGGGTAGATATGTTTTTGCTCGGTGGGTTGGTAATAGACCTAACTATGCTCCTATAACTAGACCTGGTGGTGTTGGCGGTTCGGTGATTCTTACCCCTGGTTCTAGAGGTCAGCTTGTAAGAGATGTTCAAACAGCTTTAGGTAATCTCAGAGTTGATGGAATTTACGGTCGAGAAACTGTTAACCGAGTCCGAAGCTTTCAGGCAAGTAAAGGTCTACTTGTAGATGGTACGGTGGGACCCGAAACACGAGGAGCTTTAGGTATTTAG
- a CDS encoding efflux RND transporter permease subunit, with the protein MFVNTFIRRPVLTTVCTFIILLLGSICIPILPISQLPDLAPVQITVNSNNIGADAQTTENTVTNIIERQINGVKDVSYISSNTGNDGSSNITVSFPTNVNSDIAQVNVQNKQALASPQLPDTVQRTGVTVETASSSLLLVYGFYSENNEYDNIFISNYVDLYIFDQIKRLPGVGSARVFGERKYAMRLWLDPNKLAQHQLTPQDVTTALQQQNIQVGAGAIGKEPAPDNQSFEFALRATSRFKDAAEFEDMVLKVNQGGINSTTDSSITNNTINSTLVKVRDVGRVELGAENYLADAKFTIPGNAPKAAVGLGIYQLPGSNALDVAHAVEEQIKILEKSFPPGLKAQLAFDTTPFVEISLEEVLHTLVEAIILVVLVIFVFLQDWRTTIIPTVAIPVSLIGTCAALLVLGFQINTLTLFGFVLAIGIVVDDAIIVVEAVAVKLEQGMRPFEAAVEAMKELTGAIIATSLVLMAVFIPVAFIPGTTGIVYKQFALTVACSIAISTFNALTFSPSMAAILMRPAQTPRGPLGWFFTQFNRGFSWFTRRYVGFVSYLTHVKPIVIGVFITGLLATVLMYRAVPTGFIPEEDQGYFFVIVQGPDGVSLQYTESVMNKVVKEVTSAPEVRASFMISGFGFDGNASNLGIAFANLKPWKERANESQSVYGILQRLNKKLSTITEARAIAVNAPPVRGLSTTGGFEFIIQDKTGSAPIETLVDTAHKFIAAANKNPALQRVFTQFTADTPQFDIQVNRNQAKALNVEINDIFGALQTYLGSQYVNNFVQGQRQYRVYVQADGVFRSNPDDIGKLYVRSASGAMIPLSNLVKVTPFVGPKTIAHYNLYRSIKVQGAPAPGASSGQAIKAMEQLAAEMLPQGFGYEWTGTYLQEKTSGGATGLIFALAIVIVFLVLSAQYESYIDPIIILLTVPLAVLGAMTAIWLRSNIFMATSLFPKVVDDIYCQVGLVTLIGLAAKNAILVVEFANQLHEQGMSYTRAAVKAGQERLRPILMTSFAALLGFLPLVISQGAGASSRWSLGTALFGGLMLSTFLSLFLVPILYILVKSLAQAVFSQKRSGGSKPPDSPNGTSGSEHRVLPAGSSQPETQLRSQQDGIT; encoded by the coding sequence ATGTTTGTCAATACCTTCATCAGACGTCCAGTCCTGACGACGGTCTGCACGTTCATTATTTTGCTGCTGGGAAGCATCTGTATTCCGATCCTTCCCATTTCTCAGCTACCAGACCTCGCCCCAGTGCAAATCACCGTTAACTCCAACAATATTGGTGCGGATGCTCAAACTACAGAAAATACTGTCACCAACATTATTGAGCGACAAATTAATGGTGTTAAAGATGTATCTTATATATCTTCTAATACGGGTAATGATGGTTCCAGCAATATAACTGTCTCCTTCCCAACTAATGTCAATAGCGATATTGCTCAAGTAAACGTTCAAAATAAACAAGCACTCGCTTCACCGCAATTGCCAGATACTGTTCAACGAACAGGTGTCACCGTTGAAACAGCATCGAGCAGTCTGCTGCTCGTCTATGGATTTTACTCAGAAAATAATGAGTATGACAACATTTTTATCAGCAACTATGTTGATCTATATATTTTCGATCAGATTAAACGGCTTCCTGGTGTAGGAAGTGCTAGGGTTTTTGGGGAACGCAAATATGCCATGCGTCTTTGGCTTGATCCCAACAAGCTTGCCCAACATCAACTAACTCCTCAAGATGTGACAACTGCCCTGCAACAACAAAATATTCAGGTAGGTGCAGGGGCGATTGGTAAGGAACCAGCGCCAGATAATCAAAGTTTTGAATTTGCTTTACGAGCAACTAGCCGATTTAAAGATGCGGCTGAATTTGAGGATATGGTGCTGAAGGTTAATCAAGGTGGCATTAATAGCACCACTGATAGCAGCATCACTAATAACACCATTAATAGCACCCTAGTTAAGGTTAGAGATGTTGGTCGAGTTGAACTGGGAGCAGAGAACTATCTCGCTGATGCCAAATTCACTATCCCAGGAAATGCTCCCAAAGCAGCCGTGGGTTTGGGGATATATCAACTTCCAGGTAGTAATGCTTTGGATGTTGCCCATGCCGTTGAAGAGCAGATCAAAATACTAGAGAAGAGTTTTCCTCCTGGATTAAAAGCACAGTTGGCATTTGATACCACTCCGTTTGTAGAAATTTCTTTAGAAGAAGTTCTGCACACTCTGGTTGAGGCGATTATCCTGGTGGTCTTGGTAATTTTTGTCTTTTTGCAAGATTGGCGTACCACGATTATTCCCACTGTGGCAATCCCGGTTTCCCTGATTGGGACATGTGCGGCTCTGTTGGTTTTAGGATTTCAGATTAATACACTGACCTTATTTGGTTTTGTTCTAGCGATCGGTATCGTCGTGGATGATGCCATTATTGTGGTCGAGGCAGTTGCAGTCAAACTAGAGCAGGGCATGAGACCCTTTGAGGCCGCTGTCGAAGCCATGAAAGAGTTAACTGGGGCAATCATTGCCACTTCACTTGTACTCATGGCGGTATTCATTCCCGTAGCATTCATTCCGGGTACTACTGGGATTGTCTACAAACAATTTGCCTTAACCGTTGCTTGCTCCATTGCCATTTCGACCTTCAACGCCTTAACCTTCTCTCCGAGTATGGCAGCCATCCTCATGCGCCCGGCTCAGACTCCACGGGGGCCTTTAGGTTGGTTCTTTACACAATTTAATCGGGGATTTTCCTGGTTCACGCGCCGATATGTTGGGTTTGTTAGCTACCTTACCCATGTCAAGCCAATTGTAATTGGGGTTTTCATTACTGGTTTATTAGCAACGGTTTTGATGTACAGAGCAGTGCCTACCGGATTTATCCCAGAGGAAGACCAGGGTTACTTCTTTGTAATTGTCCAGGGGCCTGACGGGGTTTCTTTGCAGTACACTGAATCTGTGATGAACAAGGTGGTTAAAGAAGTAACATCGGCCCCCGAAGTTAGAGCTAGTTTTATGATCAGTGGCTTTGGTTTCGATGGTAATGCTTCTAATTTAGGCATTGCCTTTGCTAACCTGAAACCCTGGAAAGAGAGAGCTAATGAATCTCAATCTGTTTACGGCATACTTCAGAGGCTAAACAAAAAGCTCTCTACAATTACAGAAGCCAGAGCGATCGCTGTGAATGCTCCTCCGGTTAGAGGATTAAGTACTACAGGTGGTTTTGAGTTTATCATTCAAGACAAAACCGGAAGTGCGCCGATTGAAACCTTGGTTGATACTGCTCACAAATTCATTGCAGCCGCAAATAAAAACCCTGCTCTCCAACGAGTCTTCACTCAGTTCACCGCAGACACTCCCCAATTTGACATTCAGGTAAACCGCAACCAAGCCAAAGCTCTCAATGTCGAGATTAACGACATCTTTGGGGCATTGCAAACTTACTTGGGGTCGCAATATGTGAATAACTTTGTCCAAGGACAGCGACAGTATCGAGTATATGTCCAAGCAGATGGGGTTTTCCGTTCTAATCCAGATGATATTGGCAAGCTGTATGTTCGATCTGCAAGCGGGGCAATGATTCCGTTGAGCAATCTGGTGAAAGTTACTCCCTTTGTGGGGCCAAAAACCATCGCCCACTATAACTTGTACAGGTCAATCAAAGTCCAGGGCGCTCCGGCTCCTGGTGCTAGTTCTGGACAGGCGATTAAAGCGATGGAACAGCTAGCAGCAGAAATGTTACCTCAAGGATTTGGTTACGAGTGGACAGGGACTTATCTCCAAGAAAAGACATCTGGGGGAGCTACAGGCTTGATTTTTGCCTTAGCGATCGTTATTGTCTTTCTGGTGCTATCGGCTCAGTATGAAAGCTATATTGACCCAATCATTATTTTGCTGACAGTTCCCTTAGCAGTCTTGGGAGCAATGACGGCAATTTGGCTACGTTCTAATATTTTCATGGCAACTAGCCTTTTCCCGAAAGTGGTAGATGATATCTATTGCCAGGTGGGTTTGGTGACTTTGATTGGTCTAGCTGCCAAAAACGCGATTTTGGTTGTGGAATTTGCCAATCAGCTGCATGAGCAAGGCATGAGCTACACACGGGCGGCGGTGAAAGCCGGGCAAGAACGTCTGCGACCGATCTTAATGACTTCCTTTGCCGCGCTGTTAGGATTTTTGCCCTTGGTGATCTCTCAAGGGGCTGGAGCCAGTAGCCGTTGGTCTTTAGGAACAGCGCTCTTTGGGGGGCTGATGCTTTCAACATTCTTGAGTTTGTTCTTAGTACCAATTCTTTATATCTTAGTTAAGAGCTTGGCTCAGGCTGTATTTTCTCAGAAGCGATCGGGTGGCTCAAAACCTCCAGATTCTCCAAATGGAACTTCAGGATCTGAACATAGAGTTTTGCCTGCTGGCTCAAGTCAGCCAGAGACACAGCTCAGGTCTCAGCAGGATGGGATAACCTAA
- a CDS encoding circadian clock KaiB family protein produces the protein MNNLTTNKLSTPQLFKGIALFTPGGDLIYCIDPSKQGRWHLHLCSALQEILDLPEPPHFLVPCYTATIDHWLDPRTQQVRTFAEAYPAVIRHQALLNAIFATGELVWQAAPWQEGLCDRMVLTTYRSSFPQLWEDHDLIVRLDLSEPVPKYHQPVIVQKKEAITQGYVLRLFVAGHSSTTERILQNLHELLERSLGHPYTLKVIDVLTHPEQAELNQVSATPTLVKVWPHPIRRIVGELDHVEKILQMLAAKEKF, from the coding sequence GTGAATAATTTAACGACAAACAAACTATCTACACCCCAGTTGTTTAAAGGTATTGCCCTATTCACACCTGGAGGAGATTTAATTTACTGCATCGACCCTAGCAAACAAGGTAGATGGCATTTGCATTTGTGTTCGGCTTTGCAAGAAATCCTAGATTTACCAGAGCCACCGCACTTTTTAGTGCCTTGTTATACTGCAACTATTGACCACTGGTTAGATCCACGTACTCAACAAGTGCGTACTTTTGCTGAAGCTTATCCGGCTGTCATTAGACATCAAGCTTTGCTTAATGCCATTTTTGCGACAGGGGAGTTAGTATGGCAAGCAGCTCCTTGGCAGGAGGGATTGTGCGATCGCATGGTATTAACAACTTATCGTTCCTCATTCCCGCAGCTTTGGGAGGATCACGACTTAATTGTTCGTTTAGACCTTTCTGAACCTGTGCCAAAATACCATCAACCTGTAATAGTACAAAAAAAGGAAGCCATTACACAAGGCTATGTTCTGCGATTGTTTGTTGCCGGACATAGCAGTACAACCGAACGTATTCTGCAAAATTTACACGAATTGTTGGAGCGATCGCTGGGACATCCTTATACTTTGAAAGTGATTGATGTTTTAACTCATCCAGAACAAGCAGAACTCAATCAGGTTTCTGCAACTCCTACCCTTGTCAAAGTTTGGCCGCACCCAATTCGGCGAATCGTTGGAGAGTTGGATCATGTAGAAAAGATTTTACAGATGTTAGCTGCTAAGGAAAAATTTTAA
- a CDS encoding M23 family metallopeptidase produces the protein MKKVTVYRYRTYGLIGLISLTAVLSTPTSALTQLADDSPIGQTSIPASNLIWPTQGFISQGFRKYQHEGIDIAGVSGTPIVAAASGTVIKAGWDNWGLGNAITIKHLDGSITVYGHNRRLLVSKDQQVIQGQIIAEMGSTGNSTAPHLHFEVHPNGRIAVDPLRLLTSLTATVGSASKVQQVDNQNHPVSTPPLAKQVSPSQPISIGFAPVSTDTKCNGVTIIEGETASIRVKVCEENGQLFYIGQLKQDPNKPIKIAALNIGKGKYRADNGSFYYLVSPEKVEVWRNGTQMRSDRFYNLTKSP, from the coding sequence ATGAAAAAAGTTACCGTTTATCGATACCGCACTTATGGACTAATTGGGTTAATATCTTTAACTGCCGTATTAAGTACACCTACATCTGCCCTAACACAGTTGGCGGATGATTCCCCAATTGGGCAAACTTCCATCCCTGCTTCTAACTTAATCTGGCCGACTCAAGGGTTTATTTCTCAAGGCTTCCGCAAATATCAACATGAAGGAATTGATATTGCAGGGGTATCTGGAACTCCTATTGTTGCTGCTGCATCTGGTACAGTCATCAAAGCAGGTTGGGATAATTGGGGATTAGGCAATGCTATAACTATTAAACATCTTGACGGCAGTATCACTGTTTATGGTCACAATCGCCGTTTGTTGGTGAGCAAGGATCAACAGGTCATTCAAGGTCAAATTATTGCTGAGATGGGATCTACAGGCAACAGTACAGCGCCTCATCTGCACTTTGAAGTTCATCCCAATGGTCGAATAGCTGTTGACCCCCTTCGTTTGTTAACATCTTTAACTGCAACTGTTGGTTCTGCTTCTAAAGTTCAGCAAGTGGATAACCAAAACCACCCAGTCTCAACACCCCCACTAGCAAAACAAGTTTCACCTTCACAGCCAATTTCAATAGGTTTTGCACCTGTTAGCACTGATACTAAATGCAATGGAGTTACCATCATTGAGGGTGAGACTGCAAGTATTCGTGTAAAAGTCTGTGAAGAAAATGGTCAGTTATTTTATATTGGGCAGTTGAAACAAGACCCAAACAAGCCTATAAAAATCGCAGCTTTAAATATTGGCAAAGGCAAATATCGAGCGGATAATGGTAGTTTTTATTATTTAGTCAGCCCTGAAAAAGTGGAAGTTTGGCGAAATGGTACTCAGATGCGTTCTGATAGGTTTTATAATTTAACAAAATCGCCATAA
- a CDS encoding DUF6918 family protein: MGLSEGLLNPTKKAMVINDCCNMIEGQLASKSGMSGIALKTAFAALKGIKPGYIPYVVEQILPQCFTALDPIWSEGVQKGNPIEYLNANRSQTADALLGVTDARVKNAKRQIVRGTYEKFRGSAKKHVEEAVPDLAKVIDNYTKS; encoded by the coding sequence ATGGGACTTAGTGAGGGACTTTTGAACCCAACCAAAAAGGCTATGGTTATAAATGACTGTTGCAACATGATAGAAGGACAGCTTGCATCCAAGTCAGGCATGAGCGGCATCGCTTTAAAAACCGCCTTCGCCGCCCTGAAGGGAATCAAACCAGGGTATATCCCCTACGTCGTTGAGCAGATCCTGCCGCAGTGCTTCACAGCACTTGATCCCATCTGGAGTGAAGGCGTACAAAAAGGCAATCCAATTGAATACCTGAATGCGAATCGCTCTCAGACGGCAGACGCACTACTCGGTGTCACCGATGCTAGAGTTAAGAATGCCAAGCGCCAAATCGTGCGAGGAACCTATGAAAAATTTCGCGGTTCAGCCAAAAAGCACGTAGAAGAAGCAGTGCCAGACTTAGCCAAAGTAATCGATAACTACACTAAGTCCTGA
- a CDS encoding response regulator, translating to MHQIAFINTCDLMVFQLHGGEIMSNQSMSFKGLRLLIVDDDPDTRTLLTFLFEIDGAEIITAASAGDALEIMSFFKPDILISDIYLPDESGCSLLTKIRNIEARRGRKIPAIALTASAFDEDRNRALLAGYDIYRCKPIDLDELASTVVNLARLEQYA from the coding sequence ATGCATCAAATCGCATTTATAAATACATGCGATTTGATGGTGTTTCAGCTACACGGCGGTGAAATAATGTCTAATCAGTCGATGTCTTTTAAAGGTCTGCGATTGCTCATTGTGGATGACGACCCTGATACGAGAACCTTACTTACCTTTCTATTTGAAATAGACGGAGCAGAGATTATTACAGCTGCTTCGGCAGGTGATGCTCTAGAAATAATGTCATTTTTTAAACCAGACATCCTGATTAGTGACATTTATTTACCAGATGAGAGCGGCTGCTCACTGCTCACAAAGATCAGAAATATAGAAGCAAGGCGAGGGAGAAAGATTCCAGCTATTGCTCTGACGGCATCTGCTTTCGACGAAGACCGTAATCGTGCATTATTAGCAGGTTATGATATATACCGTTGTAAGCCGATAGATTTAGACGAATTAGCATCTACGGTTGTTAATTTAGCTAGACTCGAACAATACGCTTGA
- the wecB gene encoding non-hydrolyzing UDP-N-acetylglucosamine 2-epimerase, which translates to MTNQKRVCIILGTRPEAIKLAPVIQVFQKSSSFESQVILTGQHREMVEQVMQLFNIKADYDLEIMQVQQSLNDITCRSLQGLEALFKDKKPDLVVVQGDTTTAFAAALAAFYQKIPIGHVEAGLRTDDILNPYPEEANRRLISQITQLHFAPTPWAVENLHRSGVLGEIHMTGNTVIDALLNVAATQAVCNVPGLDWDSYRVLLATVHRRENWGEPLLAIAQGFLQILDKFPDTALLLPLHRNPTVRVPLQELLGNHPRIFLTDPLDYGELVGAIGRSHLLLTDSGGLQEEAPSLGKPVLVLRDTTERPEAIAAGTAKLVGTTSENIFANAAELLSDPDAYAAMANAINPFGDGHAAERILQIVQNYLGLSSETST; encoded by the coding sequence ATGACTAATCAAAAACGTGTTTGCATTATTTTGGGTACTCGTCCAGAAGCAATTAAACTAGCTCCTGTGATTCAGGTTTTCCAAAAGTCTTCAAGTTTTGAGTCGCAAGTAATTCTAACTGGACAGCATCGAGAGATGGTTGAGCAAGTTATGCAACTGTTCAACATCAAAGCAGATTATGACTTGGAAATTATGCAGGTTCAGCAATCTCTAAATGATATTACCTGCCGTAGTTTACAAGGGTTAGAAGCATTATTTAAGGATAAAAAACCAGATTTAGTGGTGGTGCAGGGAGACACTACTACGGCTTTTGCCGCAGCTTTGGCAGCTTTTTATCAAAAAATCCCTATCGGTCATGTAGAAGCAGGTTTAAGAACTGATGATATCTTGAATCCTTACCCAGAAGAAGCTAATCGACGGTTGATTTCTCAAATTACTCAGTTGCACTTTGCGCCTACTCCTTGGGCTGTGGAAAATTTGCACCGTTCTGGTGTTTTGGGTGAAATTCACATGACGGGTAACACGGTAATTGATGCGCTGTTGAATGTAGCTGCAACCCAAGCAGTTTGTAATGTACCAGGCTTAGACTGGGATTCATACCGCGTTCTGTTAGCAACAGTTCATCGTCGAGAAAATTGGGGAGAACCTCTGTTAGCGATCGCTCAAGGCTTTTTACAAATCTTAGACAAGTTTCCTGATACAGCTTTGCTACTACCATTACATCGCAATCCCACAGTGCGAGTTCCATTACAAGAACTTTTAGGGAATCATCCCCGAATTTTCTTGACAGATCCTCTCGATTATGGTGAGTTGGTGGGTGCAATTGGGCGATCGCATCTTTTGCTCACTGACTCTGGTGGCTTGCAAGAAGAAGCCCCCAGTTTGGGAAAACCAGTATTAGTTTTAAGAGATACCACCGAAAGACCAGAAGCTATTGCAGCCGGTACAGCGAAACTTGTAGGCACTACAAGTGAGAACATTTTTGCAAATGCTGCTGAGTTACTTAGTGATCCAGATGCTTATGCAGCAATGGCAAATGCAATTAATCCCTTTGGGGATGGTCATGCAGCAGAGCGCATTTTGCAGATTGTACAAAATTACCTGGGTCTTTCATCAGAAACTTCAACTTAG